Proteins encoded by one window of Ignavibacteriota bacterium:
- a CDS encoding dihydrofolate reductase family protein: protein MRKLKLQVQTTVDGFIAGENGEMDWMTFPWTEDIERYVNELTEPVDTIILGRNLAEGFIPHWAGVAADHSNPEQASGKKYTDTAKIVFTKTLDNSKWENTTLAKGDIVEEVTRLKALPGGDIIVYGGATFVSSLVKNGLIDEYHLFVNQSAIGNGMPIFRNLSEKQNLKLIKAIPFECGIALLNYQVNKD from the coding sequence TTGAGAAAATTAAAATTACAAGTGCAAACAACCGTTGATGGTTTCATTGCAGGAGAAAATGGAGAAATGGACTGGATGACATTTCCTTGGACAGAAGACATCGAAAGGTATGTAAACGAACTTACAGAACCTGTGGACACCATCATTTTGGGCAGAAACCTTGCCGAAGGTTTTATTCCTCATTGGGCAGGTGTAGCGGCTGACCATAGCAATCCAGAACAAGCATCAGGTAAAAAATACACCGACACAGCCAAAATCGTCTTTACAAAAACATTGGATAATTCAAAATGGGAAAACACGACTTTAGCAAAAGGCGATATTGTTGAAGAAGTCACAAGACTAAAAGCTCTACCTGGTGGCGATATTATCGTTTATGGTGGAGCAACTTTCGTTTCATCATTAGTCAAAAACGGGCTGATTGACGAGTATCATTTATTTGTCAATCAATCTGCCATTGGAAACGGTATGCCAATTTTTAGAAATCTTTCAGAGAAACAAAATTTAAAACTGATAAAAGCAATTCCATTTGAATGTGGTATTGCACTGCTGAATTATCAAGTGAACAAAGACTGA